The following are from one region of the Alicyclobacillus fastidiosus genome:
- a CDS encoding homoserine dehydrogenase, with amino-acid sequence MAKLGIGLLGCGVVGTGILRVIDEKRALLANEHGLALDVRGIVVRDVHRTRDAVVDLDKLRTDWLSVCTDDEIDVVIEVMGGIDTARDAVLTALRNGKSVVTANKEMMAKHGQEIRQVARDHGAYIRFEASVLAGIPVVHTLETYFQLSEILRLRGIMNGTSNYILTRMHNEDLAFADALAFAQALGYAEADPAMDVDGVDAWCKLQILLDCIGVPQGARVGTDIEGIRGVSKASIAAAKRQHQKVKHVVCAEWDPQSGFVTWNVGPQVVSPEDPLYAIDDVQNAICIDGDVSGTITLSGPGAGALPTASGILEDVLKIARKLQVSVPV; translated from the coding sequence ATGGCGAAGCTTGGAATTGGTTTACTTGGATGTGGCGTAGTGGGAACTGGAATTTTGCGCGTGATCGACGAAAAGCGGGCTTTGCTCGCAAATGAACACGGCCTCGCGCTCGACGTTCGCGGGATCGTCGTTCGCGACGTGCATCGAACGCGCGATGCTGTGGTCGATCTCGACAAATTGCGCACAGACTGGCTATCTGTATGCACGGACGACGAGATCGACGTCGTCATCGAAGTGATGGGCGGCATTGACACGGCCCGCGATGCCGTGCTTACGGCCCTTCGGAACGGCAAATCGGTGGTGACGGCGAACAAAGAAATGATGGCGAAGCATGGCCAGGAAATTCGCCAGGTCGCGCGTGACCATGGCGCGTACATTCGCTTCGAGGCCAGTGTTCTCGCCGGTATTCCTGTCGTGCACACATTGGAGACATACTTCCAGTTGAGTGAAATCCTCCGTTTGCGCGGGATTATGAATGGTACTTCCAATTACATTTTGACGCGCATGCACAACGAGGATCTTGCGTTTGCTGACGCACTCGCATTCGCGCAAGCGCTTGGTTACGCAGAGGCTGACCCGGCGATGGACGTTGACGGGGTGGACGCGTGGTGTAAGCTTCAAATTCTCCTCGACTGCATTGGCGTTCCACAAGGCGCACGCGTTGGGACAGACATCGAAGGAATTCGCGGCGTGTCCAAAGCGTCGATCGCGGCAGCGAAACGGCAACACCAAAAGGTAAAACACGTCGTCTGCGCCGAGTGGGACCCTCAAAGCGGCTTCGTGACCTGGAACGTAGGACCGCAAGTCGTCTCCCCGGAGGACCCACTATACGCCATCGACGATGTACAAAATGCGATTTGCATCGATGGCGATGTGTCCGGGACCATCACCCTATCGGGGCCAGGTGCAGGAGCGTTGCCGACGGCCAGTGGGATCCTCGAGGACGTCTTAAAAATCGCCCGCAAACTTCAAGTGTCTGTCCCGGTTTAA
- a CDS encoding APC family permease, which produces MQKLNRQMGTFSLMMTGVGSIIGSGWLFGAQKAAVVAGPAALLAWIVGMVMVLFIGLVYAELGARFPQSGGMVRYAQYSHGSVTGFISGWANWIAIVSVIPIEAEASIQYMSSWPVAWAHALFNAKSQSLSGLGLSLAAILVFIYFLINFWTVRLFARVNTLITILKFVIPGLTGIALLCSAFHGGNFTQHGGFAPFGWSGVLTAVATSGIVFAFNGFTSPINLAGEVKRPNRSVPIAVVGSIVLAAIVYMLLQVAFIGSLSPHMLANGFQHLNFDSPFANLAMAFELNWLAIILFADAFVSPSGTGITYTATTARMIYGISENGWLAKSLSKIHPTWRIPRRAMWLNLGVAYLFLVLFRGWGQLSTVISIATLISYVTGPVSALSFRKIADGMGSRVRIKGLQVLAPIAFAMASLILYAGKWPSTGRVIFVMLIGLPVYLHFQFHNEGFRGFSRHIKSSLWVIAYLAFMILVSYLGSTPFGGIDVLPYGVDLLIVALGSIAFFYWGVKSAWVTPYLERAQSGYEAEMREEEDTRALNLDDEHSATM; this is translated from the coding sequence ATGCAAAAGTTAAACCGACAAATGGGCACGTTCAGCCTGATGATGACTGGCGTCGGTTCAATCATTGGGTCAGGCTGGCTCTTTGGTGCCCAGAAAGCGGCCGTCGTCGCTGGACCAGCTGCTCTACTGGCATGGATTGTCGGCATGGTCATGGTTCTGTTCATTGGCCTTGTGTATGCGGAACTCGGCGCACGGTTCCCACAATCGGGCGGTATGGTTCGCTATGCGCAGTACTCACACGGTTCGGTAACCGGATTCATTTCTGGGTGGGCCAATTGGATCGCCATTGTGTCTGTCATTCCAATTGAGGCGGAAGCATCTATTCAATATATGAGTTCCTGGCCAGTGGCTTGGGCGCATGCTCTCTTCAATGCCAAATCACAAAGCCTGAGCGGTCTTGGACTATCTTTGGCGGCCATTCTCGTGTTCATCTACTTTTTGATCAACTTTTGGACAGTACGGCTGTTTGCCCGCGTGAATACCTTGATTACCATCCTGAAATTCGTGATTCCAGGTCTTACGGGCATCGCTTTGTTGTGCAGTGCGTTTCACGGTGGAAACTTCACTCAACACGGCGGCTTTGCCCCGTTCGGATGGTCCGGTGTGCTCACGGCAGTAGCCACGTCCGGCATCGTGTTCGCATTTAACGGTTTCACGAGCCCCATCAACCTGGCCGGTGAAGTCAAGCGTCCCAATCGTTCGGTGCCGATCGCCGTGGTGGGATCGATCGTCCTTGCAGCGATCGTCTACATGTTGTTGCAGGTCGCATTCATCGGATCGCTTTCGCCTCACATGCTGGCAAATGGATTTCAGCATTTAAACTTTGATTCGCCTTTTGCAAATCTAGCAATGGCATTCGAACTCAATTGGCTGGCCATCATTCTATTCGCGGATGCGTTTGTGTCGCCATCTGGCACCGGGATCACCTACACGGCTACGACCGCGCGCATGATCTACGGCATTAGTGAAAATGGTTGGTTGGCGAAATCGCTGTCCAAGATTCACCCAACGTGGAGGATCCCGCGTCGGGCGATGTGGTTGAACCTCGGCGTGGCGTATCTGTTCCTGGTACTGTTCCGCGGGTGGGGGCAACTGTCGACCGTCATTTCCATCGCGACGCTCATTTCCTACGTCACAGGTCCAGTGTCTGCCCTTTCCTTTCGAAAGATCGCGGACGGGATGGGTTCGCGTGTACGCATAAAAGGGCTGCAAGTACTAGCCCCGATCGCCTTTGCGATGGCGTCCCTGATCTTGTACGCAGGAAAGTGGCCGAGTACTGGCCGCGTCATTTTCGTCATGCTGATCGGTCTGCCTGTGTACCTGCACTTCCAGTTTCACAACGAAGGATTTCGCGGGTTTTCTCGCCATATCAAGTCTAGTTTATGGGTCATCGCATACCTGGCGTTTATGATCTTGGTGTCCTACCTCGGCAGTACTCCGTTTGGTGGCATTGACGTCCTGCCCTACGGCGTGGACTTACTGATTGTCGCCCTGGGATCCATCGCCTTTTTCTACTGGGGCGTCAAGAGCGCTTGGGTGACGCCTTATCTCGAGCGCGCTCAGTCCGGTTATGAAGCGGAAATGCGCGAAGAGGAAGACACCAGAGCGCTGAATCTCGACGACGAGCACTCGGCGACCATGTAA